A single genomic interval of Amycolatopsis albispora harbors:
- a CDS encoding mandelate racemase/muconate lactonizing enzyme family protein, which produces MKITAVDTFVLGTPWRDLTFVRVTTDDGLVGVGETRMLGHTKALLGYLAEAAPRHVIGHDPFDTEALVQRMKYGDYGRAGEIVMSGIACVEMACWDIIGKALGQPVWRLLGGKVRDRVKAYANGWYTVERTPEEFAAAAKKVVERGYLAMKFDPFGPGQWELDPAERRHCVSLVEAVRDAVGPDIELLVEMHGRFAPAEAIRIARMLEPYDPAWIEEPVPPANLKALATVAGKVNIPVATGERIHDRVEFRELFESGAVDVIQPDIGHLGGIAETRKLAATAEAHYTLIAPHNVGGPVLTAANLHLAACTPNFKIQEHFNDFADEHVKQAAPGLPEVVDGYFALPDTPGLGVELDPDFITEHPSTGAFFDLFKEGWERRGGQ; this is translated from the coding sequence ATGAAGATCACCGCCGTGGACACCTTCGTGCTGGGCACGCCGTGGCGTGACCTCACCTTCGTCCGCGTCACCACCGACGACGGCCTCGTCGGCGTCGGCGAGACACGCATGCTGGGGCACACCAAGGCATTGCTGGGCTATCTGGCCGAGGCGGCGCCGCGGCACGTGATCGGGCACGACCCGTTCGACACCGAAGCGCTGGTGCAGCGGATGAAGTACGGCGACTACGGGCGCGCGGGCGAGATCGTCATGTCCGGCATCGCGTGCGTGGAGATGGCCTGCTGGGACATCATCGGCAAGGCGCTCGGCCAGCCGGTGTGGCGGCTGCTCGGCGGCAAGGTCCGCGACCGGGTCAAGGCCTACGCCAACGGCTGGTACACGGTGGAGCGCACGCCGGAGGAGTTCGCCGCCGCGGCCAAGAAGGTGGTCGAGCGCGGGTACCTGGCGATGAAGTTCGACCCGTTCGGGCCGGGGCAGTGGGAGCTGGACCCGGCGGAGCGGCGGCACTGCGTCTCGCTGGTGGAGGCGGTCCGCGACGCGGTCGGGCCGGACATCGAACTGCTGGTGGAAATGCACGGGCGGTTCGCGCCCGCCGAAGCCATCCGGATCGCGCGGATGCTCGAACCGTACGACCCGGCGTGGATCGAGGAACCGGTGCCGCCGGCCAACCTCAAGGCGCTGGCCACCGTGGCGGGCAAGGTGAACATCCCGGTGGCCACCGGCGAGCGCATCCACGACCGCGTCGAGTTCCGCGAGCTGTTCGAATCCGGTGCGGTGGACGTGATCCAGCCCGACATCGGGCACCTGGGCGGTATCGCCGAAACGCGGAAGCTGGCCGCCACCGCCGAGGCGCACTACACGCTGATCGCGCCGCACAACGTCGGCGGCCCGGTGCTCACCGCGGCGAACCTGCACCTGGCCGCGTGCACGCCGAACTTCAAGATCCAGGAGCACTTCAACGACTTCGCCGACGAGCACGTGAAGCAGGCGGCGCCGGGCCTGCCGGAGGTGGTCGACGGCTACTTCGCGCTGCCGGACACCCCGGGCCTCGGGGTGGAGCTGGACCCGGACTTCATCACCGAGCACCCGTCCACCGGCGCCTTCTTCGACCTGTTCAAAGAAGGCTGGGAACGACGCGGCGGGCAGTAG
- a CDS encoding U32 family peptidase has translation MQRFRSLLGELGFAESDHELPSSTKRFPDGAQYRVEIPSVEGPEVLDAVLAEATAREVPVHRVSQGSGGMLLTTAELKRMAETAAAARTEVSLFARPLAGWSTGAAALAAGAGALAAQARGTEQLVHNLADIARSADAGIRSVLITDLGTLELAAACRDRGLLPPNLQFKISVQMGLSNPVSIRLAQRAGADTYNVPTDLSLGQLAAVRAAVDLPLDIYLEAPDDQGGFVRHFEIAEIVRVAAPVYLKFGLRNSPNIYPSGSHLTDVAIRLARERVRRAEIGLSLLAELMPDAVMSQLGADGIALPEPLNQGAAR, from the coding sequence GTGCAGAGATTCCGCAGCTTGCTCGGCGAACTCGGGTTCGCCGAATCCGACCACGAACTCCCCAGCAGCACCAAGCGCTTCCCGGACGGCGCCCAGTACCGGGTGGAGATCCCGAGCGTCGAAGGGCCGGAGGTGCTCGACGCGGTGCTGGCCGAGGCCACCGCCCGCGAAGTGCCGGTGCACCGGGTTTCCCAGGGCAGCGGCGGAATGCTGCTCACCACGGCCGAGCTGAAGCGGATGGCCGAGACCGCGGCCGCCGCGCGGACCGAGGTGAGCCTGTTCGCGCGGCCGCTGGCGGGCTGGTCCACCGGCGCCGCCGCGCTGGCCGCGGGGGCGGGCGCGCTCGCCGCGCAGGCACGCGGCACCGAGCAGCTGGTGCACAACCTGGCCGACATCGCGCGGTCCGCCGACGCGGGCATCCGCAGCGTGCTGATCACCGATCTCGGCACGCTCGAACTGGCCGCCGCCTGCCGGGACCGCGGCCTGCTGCCGCCGAACCTGCAGTTCAAGATCAGTGTCCAGATGGGACTGTCCAATCCGGTCTCCATCCGGCTGGCGCAGCGCGCCGGCGCGGACACCTACAACGTGCCGACCGACCTGAGCCTCGGCCAGCTGGCGGCCGTGCGCGCCGCGGTGGACCTGCCGCTGGACATCTACCTGGAGGCCCCGGACGACCAGGGCGGGTTCGTCCGGCACTTCGAAATCGCCGAGATCGTCCGGGTGGCCGCACCCGTGTACCTCAAGTTCGGCCTGCGGAACTCGCCGAACATCTACCCCAGCGGCTCGCACCTGACCGACGTGGCCATCCGGCTCGCGCGGGAACGCGTGCGGCGCGCCGAAATCGGGTTGTCACTGCTGGCCGAGCTGATGCCGGACGCGGTGATGTCCCAGCTGGGGGCCGACGGAATCGCACTACCGGAACCGCTGAACCAGGGAGCAGCTCGATGA